Proteins from a genomic interval of Candidatus Omnitrophota bacterium:
- a CDS encoding type II toxin-antitoxin system PemK/MazF family toxin: protein MKQGEIWYINLDPTVGAEIQKVRPAVIVNDYALGKLPLKIIVPITDWKQRYEIAPWMVNLFPDKDNNLAKESAADCFQVRSLSEARFSKKIGKINAKKLHEIQEALAKLLSIKV from the coding sequence ATGAAGCAAGGTGAAATCTGGTATATCAATCTGGATCCAACAGTTGGCGCTGAAATTCAAAAAGTAAGGCCAGCTGTGATTGTTAACGACTATGCTCTTGGTAAGCTGCCATTGAAAATTATCGTGCCAATTACTGACTGGAAACAGCGTTATGAAATAGCGCCATGGATGGTTAACCTTTTCCCAGACAAAGATAATAATTTAGCCAAGGAATCAGCAGCAGACTGTTTCCAAGTACGATCTCTTTCTGAAGCAAGGTTCTCAAAAAAGATTGGCAAAATTAACGCAAAAAAGCTCCACGAAATTCAAGAAGCACTTGCAAAACTGCTGTCAATAAAAGTTTAA